The Acidobacteriota bacterium genome has a window encoding:
- a CDS encoding DUF3089 domain-containing protein → MLRRTVLALTLLVGLSLAETAIGQSQNQQASAAPATRNDYSDGKTWLCRPGRQDACAVDLTTSVVAADGKLKVEKWSGNPKAPIDCFYVYPTVSNDQTPNSDMNAGPEELAVIKAQFARFGSECRVFAPLYRQVTLTALRAGIAGKPMTVDRALGYNDVVDSWKYYLEHDNQGRGVVLIGHSQGSGVLTQLIRNEIDGKPVQERLISALLLGTSLPVPKGKDVGGAFKQVPVCRSASHTGCVIAYASFRSNVPPPANSRFGRVREEGMAAVCANPAALGGGSGALHSYLGSAGRGNGSSADPRPWVTPPQPINTPFVSVPGLLTAACVSNEKGSYLEVTVHGNPADARTDDIVGDVVVGGQVQADWGLHLIDVNLAMGNLVEIVRQQSKAYLSNKKKK, encoded by the coding sequence ATGCTACGACGGACTGTTCTCGCTCTAACACTGCTTGTGGGTTTGTCTTTGGCTGAGACAGCGATAGGTCAGTCGCAAAACCAACAGGCGTCTGCCGCGCCAGCAACCAGGAACGACTACAGTGATGGCAAGACGTGGCTGTGTAGACCTGGACGGCAAGACGCTTGCGCGGTCGATCTAACCACAAGCGTCGTCGCTGCGGACGGCAAGCTGAAAGTCGAGAAGTGGTCTGGAAATCCGAAGGCCCCGATCGATTGCTTCTACGTTTACCCGACCGTCTCGAATGACCAGACGCCCAACAGCGATATGAACGCCGGGCCGGAAGAGCTGGCGGTGATCAAAGCTCAGTTCGCGCGATTCGGCTCGGAGTGCCGGGTGTTCGCTCCGCTCTACAGGCAAGTGACGTTGACCGCGCTGCGTGCCGGCATTGCCGGCAAACCGATGACGGTCGATCGCGCGCTTGGATACAACGACGTGGTTGATTCGTGGAAGTACTATCTCGAGCACGACAATCAGGGGCGCGGTGTCGTGCTGATCGGGCACTCGCAAGGCTCAGGCGTGTTGACGCAACTGATCCGCAACGAGATTGACGGCAAGCCGGTTCAAGAGCGCCTGATCTCAGCTCTGCTGCTGGGCACGAGCCTGCCGGTGCCGAAGGGCAAGGACGTAGGCGGCGCGTTCAAACAAGTTCCCGTTTGCCGTTCGGCGTCACACACAGGATGTGTCATCGCTTACGCTTCGTTCCGCTCCAACGTGCCTCCTCCGGCGAACAGCAGATTCGGTCGGGTGAGAGAAGAAGGAATGGCAGCCGTGTGCGCGAACCCGGCGGCGCTGGGGGGCGGAAGCGGCGCGTTGCACTCTTATCTTGGGTCCGCCGGACGCGGCAACGGATCGTCTGCGGACCCTCGCCCATGGGTGACGCCGCCGCAACCGATCAACACGCCTTTTGTGAGCGTGCCCGGACTGCTGACGGCCGCGTGCGTATCGAACGAGAAGGGTTCTTACCTGGAGGTCACGGTGCATGGCAATCCGGCGGACGCTCGCACCGATGACATCGTCGGAGATGTGGTGGTAGGCGGGCAGGTGCAGGCCGATTGGGGTTTGCACTTGATTGACGTGAACCTGGCGATGGGCAATCTGGTAGAAATAGTTCGCCAGCAGTCCAAAGCTTATCTCTCGAACAAGAAGAAGAAGTAG
- a CDS encoding alpha/beta hydrolase translates to MRGSHNLIRLLALVGAVVVFAGTVSAQEQPFRFAGTTCTATPYLHCPDSECSGAIVVNQGNVVEMKTRRTYFLDYPCDLKKGEKVTFILSLHGGGSYGNWQRNYFPIMDYTNKYRLVIATPNAPTRAWSAADDEYLQNIVNFVIEQIGKENINAFWLAGHSQGGMTSNRIVRTDFFKDKVDGWLSLSGGRLGGNPGRGATFAPTGAGAPGAAPAAAGATPAAPGSARAGAPGASPSGPPGMAASMAALREPPAADFSFIYETGQREMDDKGIPETSDWAKKYTCGARSNPQEIVDTKAGYVFDSTRLNQLRPGWGLLPGPGKAQVYVYPDCKDGRIVADVVRIDKGHTEGLEPKVTEELIKLMLSAKGGKLQQARLP, encoded by the coding sequence ATGAGAGGCTCACATAACTTGATCAGACTGCTGGCCCTGGTCGGCGCCGTGGTAGTGTTCGCGGGAACGGTCAGCGCCCAAGAACAACCCTTCCGGTTCGCGGGGACCACCTGCACCGCGACTCCTTACCTTCATTGTCCCGACAGCGAGTGCTCAGGGGCCATTGTGGTTAATCAAGGAAACGTGGTCGAGATGAAGACGCGCCGCACGTACTTCCTCGATTATCCGTGCGATCTGAAGAAGGGCGAGAAAGTCACCTTCATCCTCAGTCTGCACGGCGGCGGCTCGTACGGGAACTGGCAGCGCAACTATTTCCCGATCATGGACTACACGAACAAATACCGACTGGTCATCGCTACTCCGAACGCCCCGACGCGGGCATGGTCGGCGGCCGACGACGAGTACTTGCAGAACATCGTCAACTTCGTCATCGAACAGATCGGCAAAGAGAACATCAATGCCTTCTGGTTGGCCGGACACTCGCAGGGCGGCATGACCTCCAACCGGATCGTGCGCACGGACTTCTTTAAGGATAAGGTCGACGGTTGGCTCAGCCTGTCGGGCGGTCGCTTGGGCGGGAACCCCGGCCGCGGCGCGACGTTCGCTCCCACTGGCGCTGGAGCTCCGGGCGCAGCCCCGGCTGCTGCTGGCGCTACGCCGGCGGCTCCTGGCAGTGCGCGCGCTGGTGCGCCGGGCGCTAGTCCCTCGGGCCCTCCCGGTATGGCAGCGTCCATGGCAGCCTTGCGCGAGCCTCCGGCCGCCGATTTCTCGTTCATCTACGAGACGGGGCAGCGCGAAATGGATGACAAGGGAATACCTGAGACGTCGGACTGGGCTAAGAAGTACACCTGCGGCGCTCGGAGCAACCCGCAAGAAATCGTTGACACCAAGGCCGGCTACGTGTTCGACAGCACCCGTCTGAATCAATTGCGTCCGGGCTGGGGACTGCTGCCTGGGCCCGGCAAGGCCCAGGTCTACGTCTATCCGGACTGCAAGGACGGCAGGATAGTTGCCGACGTCGTGCGCATCGACAAGGGACACACCGAAGGGCTTGAGCCGAAAGTCACCGAAGAGCTGATTAAGCTGATGCTCTCGGCAAAAGGCGGCAAGCTCCAACAGGCGCGTTTGCCCTGA